In Acinonyx jubatus isolate Ajub_Pintada_27869175 chromosome B3, VMU_Ajub_asm_v1.0, whole genome shotgun sequence, a genomic segment contains:
- the LINGO1 gene encoding leucine-rich repeat and immunoglobulin-like domain-containing nogo receptor-interacting protein 1 isoform X1: MQVSERMLAGGARSMPSPLLACWQPILLLVLGSVLSGSATGCPPRCECSAQDRAVLCHRKRFVAVPEGIPTETRLLDLGKNRIKTLNQDEFASFPHLEELELNENIVSAVEPGAFNNLFSLRTLGLRSNRLKLIPLGVFTGLSNLTKLDISENKIVILLDYMFQDLYNLKSLEVGDNDLVYISHRAFSGLNSLEQLTLEKCNLTSIPTEALSHLHSLIVLRLRHLNINAIRDYSFKRLYRLKVLEISHWPYLDTMTPNCLYGLNLTSLSITHCNLTAVPYLAVRHLVYLRFLNLSYNPIGTIEGSMLHELLRLQEIQLVGGQLAVVEPYAFRGLNYLRVLNVSGNQLTTLEESAFHSVGNLETLILDSNPLACDCRLLWVFRRRWRLNFNRQQPTCATPEFVQGKEFKDFPDVLLPNYFTCRRARIRDRKAQQVFVDEGHTVQFVCRADGDPPPAILWLSPRKHLVSAKSNGRLTVFPDGTLEVRYAQVQDNGTYLCIAANAGGNDSMPAHLHVRSYSPDWPHQPNKTFAFISNQPGEGEANSTRATVPFPFDIKTLIIATTMGFISFLGVVLFCLVLLFLWSRGKGNTKHNIEIEYVPRKSDAGISSADAPRKFNMKMI; this comes from the exons ATGCAG GTGAGCGAGAGGATGCTGGCGGGGGGCGCGAGGAGCAtgcccagccccctcctggcCTGCTGGCAGCCCATCCTCCTGCTGGTGCTGGGCTCGGTGCTGTCAGGCTCCGCCACGGGCTGCCCGCCCCGCTGCGAGTGCTCGGCCCAGGACCGCGCCGTGCTCTGCCACCGCAAGCGCTTCGTGGCGGTTCCGGAGGGCATCCCCACCGAGACCCGCCTGCTGGACCTGGGCAAGAATCGCATCAAAACGCTCAACCAGGACGAGTTCGCCAGCTTCCCACACCTGGAAGAGCTAGAGCTCAACGAGAACATCGTGAGTGCCGTGGAGCCCGGCGCCTTCAACAACCTCTTCAGCCTCCGGACGCTGGGGCTGCGCAGCAACCGCCTGAAGCTCATCCCCCTGGGCGTCTTCACCGGCCTCAGTAACCTGACCAAACTGGACATCAGCGAGAACAAGATCGTCATCCTGCTGGACTACATGTTCCAGGACCTGTACAACCTCAAGTCGCTGGAGGTCGGCGACAACGACCTCGTCTACATCTCCCACCGAGCCTTCAGCGGCCTCAACAGCCTGGAGCAGCTGACACTGGAGAAATGCAACCTAACCTCCATCCCCACCGAGGCGCTGTCCCACCTGCACAGTCTCATCGTCCTGAGGCTCCGGCACCTCAACATCAATGCCATCCGGGACTATTCCTTCAAGAGGTTGTACCGGCTCAAGGTCTTGGAGATCTCCCACTGGCCCTACTTGGACACCATGACACCCAACTGCCTCTATGGCCTCAACCTGACATCCCTGTCCATCACACACTGCAATCTGACCGCCGTGCCCTACCTGGCTGTGCGCCACCTGGTCTATCTCCGCTTCCTCAACCTCTCCTACAATCCCATCGGCACCATTGAGGGCTCCATGCTGCATGAGCTGCTACGGCTGCAGGAGATCCAGCTGGTGGGTGGGCAGCTGGCTGTGGTGGAGCCCTATGCCTTCCGCGGCCTCAACTACCTGCGTGTGCTAAACGTCTCGGGCAACCAGCTGACCACACTGGAGGAGTCAGCCTTCCACTCGGTGGGCAACCTAGAGACGCTCATCCTGGACTCCAACCCGCTGGCCTGCGACTGCCGGCTCCTGTGGGTGTTCCGGCGCCGCTGGCGGCTCAACTTCAACCGGCAGCAGCCCACCTGTGCCACACCCGAATTCGTCCAGGGCAAGGAGTTCAAGGACTTCCCGGACGTGCTCCTGCCCAACTACTTCACCTGCCGCCGCGCCCGCATCCGGGACCGCAAAGCCCAGCAGGTGTTTGTGGACGAGGGCCACACGGTGCAGTTTGTGTGCCGGGCAGATGGCGACCCGCCACCCGCCATCCTCTGGCTCTCACCCCGCAAGCACCTGGTCTCGGCCAAGAGCAACGGGCGGCTCACAGTCTTCCCCGACGGCACGCTGGAGGTGCGCTACGCCCAGGTACAGGACAATGGCACGTATCTGTGCATCGCGGCCAACGCGGGCGGCAACGACTCCATGCCGGCCCACCTGCATGTGCGCAGCTACTCGCCCGACTGGCCCCATCAGCCCAACAAGACCTTCGCTTTCATCTCCAACCAGCCGGGCGAGGGAGAGGCCAACAGCACCCGAGCCACCGTGCCTTTCCCCTTCGACATCAAGACCCTCATCATTGCCACCACCATGGGCTTCATCTCTTTCCTGGGCGTCGTCCTCTTCTGCCTGGTGCTGCTCTTTCTCTGGAGCCGGGGCAAAGGCAACACGAAGCACAACATCGAGATCGAGTACGTGCCCCGCAAGTCGGACGCAGGCATCAGCTCTGCCGACGCGCCCCGCAAGTTCAACATGAAGATGATATGA
- the LINGO1 gene encoding leucine-rich repeat and immunoglobulin-like domain-containing nogo receptor-interacting protein 1 isoform X2 — protein MLAGGARSMPSPLLACWQPILLLVLGSVLSGSATGCPPRCECSAQDRAVLCHRKRFVAVPEGIPTETRLLDLGKNRIKTLNQDEFASFPHLEELELNENIVSAVEPGAFNNLFSLRTLGLRSNRLKLIPLGVFTGLSNLTKLDISENKIVILLDYMFQDLYNLKSLEVGDNDLVYISHRAFSGLNSLEQLTLEKCNLTSIPTEALSHLHSLIVLRLRHLNINAIRDYSFKRLYRLKVLEISHWPYLDTMTPNCLYGLNLTSLSITHCNLTAVPYLAVRHLVYLRFLNLSYNPIGTIEGSMLHELLRLQEIQLVGGQLAVVEPYAFRGLNYLRVLNVSGNQLTTLEESAFHSVGNLETLILDSNPLACDCRLLWVFRRRWRLNFNRQQPTCATPEFVQGKEFKDFPDVLLPNYFTCRRARIRDRKAQQVFVDEGHTVQFVCRADGDPPPAILWLSPRKHLVSAKSNGRLTVFPDGTLEVRYAQVQDNGTYLCIAANAGGNDSMPAHLHVRSYSPDWPHQPNKTFAFISNQPGEGEANSTRATVPFPFDIKTLIIATTMGFISFLGVVLFCLVLLFLWSRGKGNTKHNIEIEYVPRKSDAGISSADAPRKFNMKMI, from the coding sequence ATGCTGGCGGGGGGCGCGAGGAGCAtgcccagccccctcctggcCTGCTGGCAGCCCATCCTCCTGCTGGTGCTGGGCTCGGTGCTGTCAGGCTCCGCCACGGGCTGCCCGCCCCGCTGCGAGTGCTCGGCCCAGGACCGCGCCGTGCTCTGCCACCGCAAGCGCTTCGTGGCGGTTCCGGAGGGCATCCCCACCGAGACCCGCCTGCTGGACCTGGGCAAGAATCGCATCAAAACGCTCAACCAGGACGAGTTCGCCAGCTTCCCACACCTGGAAGAGCTAGAGCTCAACGAGAACATCGTGAGTGCCGTGGAGCCCGGCGCCTTCAACAACCTCTTCAGCCTCCGGACGCTGGGGCTGCGCAGCAACCGCCTGAAGCTCATCCCCCTGGGCGTCTTCACCGGCCTCAGTAACCTGACCAAACTGGACATCAGCGAGAACAAGATCGTCATCCTGCTGGACTACATGTTCCAGGACCTGTACAACCTCAAGTCGCTGGAGGTCGGCGACAACGACCTCGTCTACATCTCCCACCGAGCCTTCAGCGGCCTCAACAGCCTGGAGCAGCTGACACTGGAGAAATGCAACCTAACCTCCATCCCCACCGAGGCGCTGTCCCACCTGCACAGTCTCATCGTCCTGAGGCTCCGGCACCTCAACATCAATGCCATCCGGGACTATTCCTTCAAGAGGTTGTACCGGCTCAAGGTCTTGGAGATCTCCCACTGGCCCTACTTGGACACCATGACACCCAACTGCCTCTATGGCCTCAACCTGACATCCCTGTCCATCACACACTGCAATCTGACCGCCGTGCCCTACCTGGCTGTGCGCCACCTGGTCTATCTCCGCTTCCTCAACCTCTCCTACAATCCCATCGGCACCATTGAGGGCTCCATGCTGCATGAGCTGCTACGGCTGCAGGAGATCCAGCTGGTGGGTGGGCAGCTGGCTGTGGTGGAGCCCTATGCCTTCCGCGGCCTCAACTACCTGCGTGTGCTAAACGTCTCGGGCAACCAGCTGACCACACTGGAGGAGTCAGCCTTCCACTCGGTGGGCAACCTAGAGACGCTCATCCTGGACTCCAACCCGCTGGCCTGCGACTGCCGGCTCCTGTGGGTGTTCCGGCGCCGCTGGCGGCTCAACTTCAACCGGCAGCAGCCCACCTGTGCCACACCCGAATTCGTCCAGGGCAAGGAGTTCAAGGACTTCCCGGACGTGCTCCTGCCCAACTACTTCACCTGCCGCCGCGCCCGCATCCGGGACCGCAAAGCCCAGCAGGTGTTTGTGGACGAGGGCCACACGGTGCAGTTTGTGTGCCGGGCAGATGGCGACCCGCCACCCGCCATCCTCTGGCTCTCACCCCGCAAGCACCTGGTCTCGGCCAAGAGCAACGGGCGGCTCACAGTCTTCCCCGACGGCACGCTGGAGGTGCGCTACGCCCAGGTACAGGACAATGGCACGTATCTGTGCATCGCGGCCAACGCGGGCGGCAACGACTCCATGCCGGCCCACCTGCATGTGCGCAGCTACTCGCCCGACTGGCCCCATCAGCCCAACAAGACCTTCGCTTTCATCTCCAACCAGCCGGGCGAGGGAGAGGCCAACAGCACCCGAGCCACCGTGCCTTTCCCCTTCGACATCAAGACCCTCATCATTGCCACCACCATGGGCTTCATCTCTTTCCTGGGCGTCGTCCTCTTCTGCCTGGTGCTGCTCTTTCTCTGGAGCCGGGGCAAAGGCAACACGAAGCACAACATCGAGATCGAGTACGTGCCCCGCAAGTCGGACGCAGGCATCAGCTCTGCCGACGCGCCCCGCAAGTTCAACATGAAGATGATATGA